A single region of the Saprospiraceae bacterium genome encodes:
- a CDS encoding LytTR family DNA-binding domain-containing protein, giving the protein MILSCLLVDDEPLARKVIEEYVCDHPNLKLIASCKTAIDANEILHSETVDLLFLDINMPRLNGISFLRTIENPPKVIIVTAYREFAVEGFELAVSDYLLKPVSFERFLRAINRVLSERKAGAKLPISTQSVPENSDACLFIRVEHKLVKIELESILFLKAYGNYVNFQLLSGKRYSTKRSLHEFEAILPSRHFIKVHRSYIISFDHIESLEGNLLLLKGQRIQISRQYRAAVLERMNLG; this is encoded by the coding sequence ATGATCCTTTCTTGTTTGCTTGTTGATGATGAACCCTTAGCCCGTAAAGTTATCGAAGAATATGTCTGTGATCATCCCAATTTAAAACTCATTGCGAGTTGCAAGACCGCCATCGATGCCAATGAAATTTTGCATAGTGAAACAGTAGATCTACTATTTTTGGATATCAACATGCCAAGGTTGAATGGAATAAGTTTTTTGCGGACCATAGAGAACCCTCCCAAAGTGATAATAGTTACCGCTTACCGCGAATTCGCAGTGGAGGGCTTTGAGCTGGCTGTATCAGATTATTTGTTAAAACCAGTTTCCTTCGAGCGTTTCCTACGGGCAATTAATCGGGTTTTATCAGAACGGAAAGCTGGAGCTAAATTGCCCATTTCTACTCAATCGGTGCCTGAAAACTCAGATGCTTGCTTGTTTATCCGGGTAGAGCATAAATTGGTGAAAATCGAATTGGAGTCGATCCTTTTCTTGAAAGCTTATGGTAATTACGTAAATTTTCAATTATTAAGCGGCAAAAGATACTCGACCAAACGCAGCCTCCATGAATTCGAGGCCATACTCCCTTCCCGACACTTCATAAAGGTACATCGGTCCTATATCATATCATTCGATCATATTGAAAGCTTGGAAGGCAACTTGCTATTATTGAAAGGTCAACGAATCCAAATCAGCCGGCAGTACCGGGCAGCGGTATTGGAAAGGATGAATTTGGGATGA
- a CDS encoding histidine kinase, with amino-acid sequence MNKEYLHSLRPMLTHPRAFHIYLWGMLITNKLLDLPYLSEEIDQFWRNQVVAYGLMTTSVYFNLMWLAPKFLYPKKYLIYMIIFLILQTFLAAIWVQWHIFSQTDCILFLAFRNHFQQLTITSLQFLALQSLIEYGQKERRRQQLENEHHKLQLQQLKGQINPHFLFNTMNNFYALAIGRSQKLPSLILQHAELLRYALYETETQKVMLEKEIGFLINYIELERIRLEEFVEVSMEVNGLIQGQQIAPMLLVPLLDNAFKHCSKDEPGAFVHVELNIQGSNFSLKIENSKNTFHNGGMPDGGIGLENVYKRLALLYPNRHEIQIQKSADIFQLALKIAL; translated from the coding sequence ATGAATAAGGAATATTTGCACTCATTACGGCCGATGTTGACACATCCTCGTGCCTTCCACATTTATCTTTGGGGAATGCTGATCACCAATAAATTGCTGGATTTACCCTATCTTTCCGAAGAAATAGACCAGTTTTGGCGAAATCAAGTTGTTGCTTATGGCCTGATGACTACATCTGTATACTTTAATCTGATGTGGCTAGCTCCCAAATTTTTGTACCCTAAAAAATATCTTATTTATATGATCATCTTTTTGATCCTGCAAACTTTTCTAGCTGCAATATGGGTACAATGGCATATTTTTAGTCAAACGGACTGTATTTTGTTTTTGGCTTTTCGGAATCATTTTCAGCAACTTACTATCACCAGTTTGCAATTTTTGGCCCTGCAATCCTTGATTGAATATGGTCAAAAAGAACGTAGGCGACAACAATTGGAAAACGAGCACCATAAGCTCCAACTTCAACAGCTGAAAGGTCAGATCAATCCACATTTCTTATTTAATACGATGAATAACTTTTATGCCTTGGCGATTGGCAGATCGCAGAAATTACCCAGCCTAATTTTACAACATGCCGAACTATTACGTTATGCCCTATACGAAACGGAAACCCAAAAAGTGATGCTGGAAAAAGAGATTGGCTTTCTCATTAACTACATTGAATTGGAACGTATTCGGTTGGAAGAATTTGTGGAAGTTAGCATGGAAGTAAACGGACTTATCCAAGGTCAGCAAATTGCCCCAATGCTTTTAGTCCCCTTACTAGATAATGCTTTTAAACATTGTAGTAAGGATGAACCTGGTGCTTTTGTTCATGTTGAATTGAATATTCAGGGCTCCAATTTTAGTTTAAAAATCGAGAATTCCAAGAACACCTTTCACAATGGAGGTATGCCAGATGGCGGCATTGGGTTAGAAAATGTATATAAGCGTTTAGCATTATTGTATCCCAATCGACATGAAATACAAATTCAGAAATCTGCTGATATTTTTCAATTAGCATTAAAAATCGCCTTATGA
- a CDS encoding sialidase family protein, with protein MKKILILLSYLYAYLLPGQKAQLPSIMVGQEKYIDLGYPDLAFVESQLSIDPNDPKHMLAGAIMVDPTRTDDYWNVALTTFDGGVTWKFHKFEIPQAADPWGLIMENGEALFSVLGFDSLLVYHSVDGGKTWGKAPINLGVGHDHQVLVEDRSNGPYKNSVYLTSIKGNDIYIARKDSTNKPFQGISQFKANNLNTNTLTPVVLSDGTLIASYINFQRYGTDGAQWLQNELAWIVKSNDGGRTFSPPLFVSEACGKGFDQLGVDASDSKYKDRLYWLCATPKDRAIYFHYSTDSGNKWSQPFPIRTFNQDTTYERPVFNNAPMMAVNKEGIIGIIWQEREQHPPSKCQYLYFTASVDGGQTFLPPVKISQKPSCPLDGKNGWAGIRWKPGGDYQGLATTANGNFLALWSDSRSGIFQLYQAEIKVSARN; from the coding sequence ATGAAAAAAATACTGATTCTTTTATCTTATTTATATGCTTACCTTTTGCCTGGGCAGAAAGCGCAACTCCCTTCTATTATGGTTGGCCAGGAAAAATATATCGATCTGGGATATCCGGATCTTGCCTTTGTTGAATCCCAGCTTTCAATAGACCCGAATGATCCCAAGCATATGTTAGCTGGAGCCATTATGGTCGATCCAACCCGTACGGATGACTATTGGAATGTAGCGCTGACCACTTTTGACGGCGGAGTTACCTGGAAGTTTCATAAGTTTGAGATCCCACAGGCTGCGGATCCCTGGGGGCTGATCATGGAAAATGGAGAAGCCCTGTTTTCAGTACTCGGATTCGATAGTCTGCTTGTTTATCATTCTGTAGATGGCGGTAAAACTTGGGGTAAAGCCCCCATAAATTTAGGCGTGGGACATGACCATCAGGTCTTGGTAGAAGACCGAAGTAATGGCCCATACAAAAACAGTGTGTATCTTACCTCTATTAAAGGCAATGATATTTATATTGCCCGAAAGGATAGTACAAATAAGCCATTTCAAGGTATCTCCCAATTTAAAGCCAACAACCTTAATACGAATACACTTACACCTGTTGTGCTTTCCGATGGAACCCTGATTGCATCCTATATTAATTTTCAACGATATGGCACTGATGGAGCTCAGTGGCTGCAAAATGAATTGGCCTGGATAGTCAAATCTAATGATGGTGGAAGGACTTTTTCACCCCCCCTTTTTGTCTCAGAAGCCTGTGGAAAAGGGTTTGACCAATTGGGAGTGGATGCATCAGATAGCAAGTATAAGGATCGACTCTATTGGCTTTGCGCTACTCCAAAAGATAGGGCCATCTATTTTCACTATTCTACAGACTCGGGGAATAAGTGGTCGCAGCCATTCCCCATAAGAACATTTAATCAAGATACAACTTACGAACGTCCAGTATTTAATAATGCACCGATGATGGCCGTCAATAAGGAAGGGATTATTGGCATAATCTGGCAGGAACGCGAACAGCATCCTCCATCTAAATGTCAATATTTATACTTTACGGCTTCCGTGGATGGTGGCCAAACTTTTTTACCTCCGGTAAAAATTTCTCAAAAACCTTCTTGTCCTTTGGATGGTAAAAACGGCTGGGCAGGCATTCGTTGGAAGCCTGGTGGAGATTATCAGGGATTGGCAACTACTGCAAACGGAAACTTCTTAGCACTTTGGTCTGATAGTCGTAGTGGGATTTTTCAATTATACCAGGCAGAAATCAAGGTGTCTGCGAGGAATTAA
- a CDS encoding FtsX-like permease family protein: MFRNYLNIAWRNLQRNKFYSAINIGGLAIGMSVAMLIGLWLHDEMSFNKTHENYEAFAKVLRSEVWEGNRGVAEVHPIPMAAEIRSSYGQYFSKVVMASTPQTPILTFESKKIAASGKFMESGAAELLGLDMIEGSRDGLSEMHVIFLSATLAKKLFGDSSPLNKTLKYNDTYLNVSGVYENFPLNDEFKALEFIAPWDLYVSMFPVIKNGLNEWNDMSFPIYVELAPYVDLEEVSSLITYVGKSNYNEQHQAYEPEIFLHPMSKWHLYSHFDEKAQIATSEPMKFVRFYAAIGIFVLFLACINFMNLSTARSEKRSKEVGIRKTIGSVRSQLITQFLSESLLLAALAFCISICIVDFALPWFNQVSGKAISILWTSPYFWLSGLMFTIVTALLAGSYPAFYLSSFKPIQVLKGVFKVDHSAAIFRKGFVVFQFCISIALILGTIVIYKQIQFAKDRSLGYEKNGLIRINTQNTLNGKEDIFRTELLKTGLVNEMAAAGSKITDVSQSNPFFSWEGKDPNKYQDFGFIAVSPEYGKTVGWELISGRDFSRGRATDDAGLIINESVAKIIGFEDPIGKTITWSPSFMEPKDFTILGVVKDMVTRSPFEPTVPTVFLNQGFTPWAIVKFNASANIRDGLAATEKAFTKVFPTLPFEYVFVDDAIALKFAAEERLGKMAGLFSLLAIFISCLGLFGMAAYTAEQRTKEIGIRKILGASVANLWAMLSKDFVVLVVISMLIASPIAWYFIKEWLQNYTYHTALHWWIFAGTGLGVIAITLIIVSFQIIKVAVIYPVNSLKNE, from the coding sequence ATGTTTAGAAACTATCTGAATATCGCCTGGAGAAACCTTCAAAGAAATAAATTCTATTCTGCCATAAATATTGGAGGGTTAGCAATTGGCATGTCGGTGGCAATGCTGATTGGCTTGTGGCTGCATGATGAAATGTCTTTCAATAAAACGCATGAAAATTATGAGGCTTTTGCAAAAGTCCTGCGTTCAGAAGTTTGGGAGGGCAATAGAGGGGTAGCGGAGGTACACCCGATTCCGATGGCAGCAGAAATTCGTTCTTCCTATGGCCAATATTTTTCAAAAGTAGTGATGGCTAGTACGCCCCAAACGCCAATTCTCACCTTTGAATCAAAAAAAATAGCAGCAAGCGGAAAATTCATGGAGTCTGGAGCAGCAGAGCTCTTGGGATTAGATATGATAGAGGGCAGCAGAGACGGTCTTTCAGAAATGCATGTTATATTTTTATCTGCTACTTTGGCTAAAAAACTATTTGGCGATTCAAGTCCGCTAAATAAAACCCTGAAGTATAATGATACCTACCTGAATGTATCAGGGGTATACGAAAACTTTCCTTTGAATGATGAATTTAAAGCATTAGAATTTATAGCGCCTTGGGATTTATATGTCTCTATGTTTCCAGTCATAAAAAATGGGCTAAATGAGTGGAATGATATGTCTTTTCCCATTTATGTAGAATTAGCTCCCTATGTTGATCTGGAAGAAGTTTCTTCCCTTATAACCTATGTGGGAAAATCGAATTATAATGAGCAGCATCAGGCATATGAACCTGAAATTTTCCTTCACCCCATGAGCAAATGGCATTTGTATTCTCATTTTGATGAAAAGGCACAAATTGCTACGAGCGAACCTATGAAATTTGTCCGGTTTTATGCTGCCATAGGGATCTTTGTTTTATTCTTGGCTTGTATAAATTTTATGAACCTAAGTACGGCTCGTTCCGAAAAACGTTCCAAAGAAGTAGGTATTCGAAAAACGATAGGTTCTGTTCGATCCCAATTAATTACACAATTTTTAAGTGAGTCATTGTTGCTCGCTGCGCTAGCTTTTTGCATCTCTATTTGTATAGTAGATTTTGCTTTACCTTGGTTCAACCAAGTGTCGGGTAAAGCAATAAGCATTTTATGGACTAGTCCTTATTTCTGGTTGTCGGGTTTGATGTTCACCATTGTTACGGCCCTGCTGGCCGGTAGCTATCCAGCCTTTTACTTATCTTCATTTAAGCCGATTCAAGTGCTTAAAGGCGTATTTAAAGTGGACCATTCGGCAGCTATTTTTCGCAAGGGTTTTGTGGTTTTTCAATTTTGTATTTCCATAGCGCTTATTTTAGGAACCATCGTTATTTATAAGCAAATTCAATTTGCGAAGGATCGCTCACTTGGCTACGAAAAAAATGGATTAATAAGAATTAATACGCAAAACACCCTTAATGGAAAAGAAGATATTTTCAGAACCGAATTGCTAAAAACTGGTCTCGTAAACGAAATGGCCGCTGCGGGTAGCAAAATCACCGATGTCAGTCAATCCAATCCGTTCTTTAGTTGGGAAGGTAAAGACCCCAATAAATACCAAGATTTCGGCTTTATTGCCGTTAGTCCGGAGTATGGAAAAACAGTAGGCTGGGAATTGATAAGCGGCCGAGATTTTTCCAGAGGACGTGCCACAGATGATGCCGGCCTGATTATCAATGAATCTGTGGCAAAAATAATTGGTTTTGAAGATCCGATTGGAAAAACGATTACATGGAGTCCCAGCTTCATGGAACCTAAAGATTTCACCATTCTAGGTGTTGTTAAAGACATGGTAACACGTTCACCTTTTGAACCTACGGTACCCACTGTTTTTCTGAATCAAGGTTTTACCCCATGGGCCATTGTTAAATTTAATGCCTCGGCAAATATCAGGGATGGGCTGGCCGCCACCGAAAAAGCCTTTACTAAGGTCTTCCCAACACTTCCATTTGAATACGTTTTTGTGGATGACGCTATTGCTTTAAAATTTGCGGCCGAAGAACGCCTTGGCAAGATGGCAGGTTTATTTAGTCTCCTTGCAATATTTATCAGCTGCCTGGGTCTATTTGGAATGGCCGCCTACACTGCTGAACAACGCACTAAAGAGATCGGAATCAGAAAAATACTAGGGGCATCTGTAGCCAACCTATGGGCCATGCTTTCCAAAGACTTCGTTGTATTAGTAGTCATTTCTATGCTTATCGCTTCCCCGATTGCCTGGTATTTCATCAAAGAATGGCTGCAAAATTATACTTATCATACCGCATTACACTGGTGGATTTTTGCAGGTACAGGTTTGGGCGTTATCGCAATTACTTTGATAATCGTGAGTTTTCAGATCATAAAAGTAGCCGTTATTTATCCTGTAAATAGTTTGAAAAATGAATAA